A single region of the Arthrobacter sp. V1I7 genome encodes:
- a CDS encoding efflux RND transporter permease subunit — protein MIVGDIVEDVQAQRRRPLITVATETDATLRSRIINVVRGVRTPLFHASLIMLVALLPTLFVTGVGGSFFQPLFWSLALALAAGLLVGLAVTPVLAQMLLPRDTATRPESPTAGRARAYYGRAVEAARSRRALSLVAVAVIGVLGLAAGSQLMANRQLVPTLPDRTLLVQWDTAAGTSTDEVRRIASKASEELRAVPGVTGVGGHIGRAITSDQVVGNNAAELWVSVAADADFSETEQAVRDVVQGYPGIAHNVSNYSQQEIGDRRSSMEPGFAVRVYGTEMPVLREKAEEVRKALSNISGVQNPTINATPMTPIVEVEVNLEAAQRVGIKPGDARRAAATLMQGVIVGNLFEQQKVFEVVVRGALDVRDDLTSIRELLLDTPDGGHVQLGAIAAVRMVPNEVVIEHDATSRRIDIVADVSGRPLADIQRDIEAAIKQIQFPLEYHAEIPAKYSELRAADAVVLWVGAAALVGILLLLQTAVRSWKLALAVFLALPAALAGAAVVAWIGAASLSWLSLTAFAAVLAIAARNATLLSARADELWRSAPHTSRSEVVLTAARERVSPVLKSALIPVVVLIPPALLGGTVGQALIVPMLLIIVGGLLTTTLVALLVFPLLTLWFGPRTAPEEWSEVYESEVPVQPVMQEKVEAK, from the coding sequence GTGATCGTGGGCGACATCGTGGAGGATGTCCAGGCACAGCGGCGTCGGCCACTGATCACTGTGGCCACGGAAACGGATGCCACCCTGAGGTCCCGCATCATCAACGTGGTCCGTGGTGTCCGCACGCCGCTCTTCCACGCCTCACTTATCATGCTGGTCGCCCTGCTTCCGACGCTGTTCGTGACCGGTGTCGGCGGCTCCTTCTTCCAGCCGCTCTTCTGGTCGCTGGCGCTGGCTCTTGCGGCCGGGCTGCTTGTCGGCCTCGCCGTGACGCCCGTACTGGCGCAGATGCTGCTGCCCCGGGACACTGCAACCCGCCCGGAGTCTCCAACCGCAGGACGCGCGCGTGCCTACTACGGCCGGGCCGTGGAAGCCGCCCGTTCCCGCCGCGCCCTCAGTCTGGTCGCCGTTGCCGTCATCGGTGTACTCGGCCTCGCCGCCGGATCCCAACTGATGGCCAACCGGCAGCTCGTTCCCACCCTGCCGGACAGGACCCTGCTGGTTCAGTGGGACACCGCGGCCGGTACATCCACTGACGAGGTCCGCCGGATCGCATCCAAAGCCTCAGAGGAACTGCGGGCAGTGCCGGGCGTAACCGGCGTTGGCGGCCATATCGGCCGGGCCATCACCTCGGACCAGGTTGTCGGAAACAATGCAGCCGAACTCTGGGTGTCGGTTGCCGCCGATGCCGACTTCAGTGAAACAGAGCAGGCAGTCCGGGACGTGGTCCAGGGCTACCCGGGTATCGCCCATAACGTCTCGAACTACTCGCAGCAGGAAATCGGCGACAGGCGCAGCAGCATGGAACCGGGCTTTGCGGTCCGGGTCTACGGCACGGAGATGCCGGTCCTGCGCGAAAAGGCCGAAGAGGTCCGGAAGGCACTCTCGAACATCAGCGGCGTGCAGAACCCGACCATCAATGCCACGCCCATGACGCCGATCGTCGAGGTCGAGGTCAACCTCGAGGCGGCACAAAGGGTCGGCATCAAGCCCGGCGACGCCAGGCGCGCTGCCGCCACCCTGATGCAGGGTGTCATCGTCGGCAACCTCTTCGAGCAACAGAAGGTGTTTGAAGTGGTCGTACGCGGCGCGCTCGACGTCAGGGATGACCTGACCAGCATCCGTGAACTGCTCCTCGATACCCCCGACGGCGGGCACGTCCAGCTGGGCGCGATCGCCGCGGTCCGGATGGTCCCCAACGAGGTAGTCATCGAGCACGACGCCACCTCGCGGCGGATCGACATCGTAGCCGACGTCAGCGGACGGCCCTTGGCCGACATCCAGCGCGATATTGAAGCGGCAATAAAGCAAATCCAGTTCCCGCTTGAATACCACGCGGAGATTCCCGCGAAGTACAGCGAGCTGCGCGCTGCCGACGCTGTGGTGCTCTGGGTTGGAGCGGCCGCCCTTGTGGGCATCCTGCTTCTGCTCCAGACAGCAGTGCGGAGCTGGAAGCTGGCCCTCGCCGTCTTCCTGGCACTGCCGGCCGCGCTTGCCGGCGCGGCGGTGGTCGCGTGGATCGGTGCAGCGTCGCTCTCCTGGCTCTCACTGACCGCGTTTGCTGCGGTGCTGGCCATCGCTGCGCGCAACGCGACCCTGTTGTCAGCCAGGGCGGATGAGCTGTGGCGTTCCGCGCCGCACACGTCCCGTTCGGAGGTCGTTCTGACGGCAGCCCGGGAGCGGGTATCGCCGGTCCTGAAGTCAGCCCTCATCCCAGTCGTGGTCCTGATACCACCGGCTCTTCTCGGAGGAACCGTCGGCCAGGCCTTGATCGTCCCGATGCTGCTGATCATTGTGGGCGGCCTCCTTACCACGACGCTTGTGGCGCTGTTGGTGTTCCCTCTCCTGACCCTGTGGTTCGGTCCCCGCACCGCACCCGAAGAGTGGTCGGAAGTCTACGAATCGGAAGTCCCCGTTCAGCCCGTTATGCAGGAAAAGGTGGAAGCAAAATGA